The genome window TGCTTGATGTTTACCTCGATCTTCTCGCCGATGTTCCCCGTCACGGTGAATTCCTGGTTTTGCTTCATGGACACGTTAGGCGTGCGGGAAAACCGGTTGGTCGCCGTGCTCGCACTGCCTTCGGTCCATTCGCTGGCCATGTCCATCTCGATGCGCTGGTTTCCGAGGATCCGGATTACGGGTGAGCCGCCGCCGAGAAAAGTAGGCAGGTTCACCGGCACATCAAGGGTCAGCAGGCCTTCCTGGCTGAGTCGCGTTTCGGTGTCGAAGACGTAGGACAGCACGGACGTCCGCCACAGCGTCCTGAATTGCGCAGCACTGCGCAGCCGGTAGTACTGGTCGAAGGAAAGAACCAGCGGAACGCGCCGGCCGAGCCCGCGTTCCCCGTCGATGTAGGCCAGGAGCTGGAGATCGGGATAGACGACGGTCCGTCCGCCGAAAAGCCACGGCGTGTCGGAGAGCGTACGCAGCGGTGATTTGCTTTGCCCGCGGGCGATTTCGTCAACCTCTTCGAACGTTACGAAGTGCAGCCGTGCGCTTTCGAGCCGGATCACAGGGCCTTCCCCCTGTGCCTGTGCGGCGAAGGTACACGCGGATATCAGCACGAGGCTGAGGAAAATCGTGAAATTGCGTTTCATAGATTAACGAAAATATACCTGGGAAGCGACGCTCGCAATACCTGTTGGTACGTCTGAAGGACGACCGAAGGATACCTGGCGTTCCATGACGGGAAGCCCGTTCCATGACGGGTAGCCCGCCGGCAAAAGACTTGACACGGCCCGCCGCCGGGATTAGCGTAACCTTGCACACCGCGTTCGCGTGGGCGCCATAGCACGAGCGCCGTCGGCCCCGATGCTGAAAACGAAATCTGGAGTTTGCTTCCCATGGAACAACAAGCCACCGAGTTGACCACGGGCGGATGGGTCTTTCTCATCATCGCATGGACCGTAATCACGGGCCTGACCGCCGCCTGTTTTTACCGGGTAAGGAAGTTGAAATAGGACCCGGCGGGATTCGCGGTTCCCCACCGTGATTCCCGGTTTATCGGCCGGCGCCCGGTTGCCCTTCACTTTACGTCAAAGATCAACACGGAACCCCCGGTGTCGATTCCTCGCATACACTCCGTTTTACGTCTTACAGCGACAGCGAGTCCTCCCGATCCTGAACAGGCGCCCCGCTTGACATTCGGGCGTTTTTACCTTATTCTGTAACGGTTTTCCCGACTACGGATGACGCCTGCAAAGGACGGCCATGCGGATCATCGTCAAATGTTTCGCAGGATGCAAGGACGCGGTAGGCGCGGCGTCGGTCGAGGTGGATCTCCCGGCGGGGACCACCGTTGGCGAGGCCTTTGCGGAGCTTGTCGATGCCTATCCCGCCCTGGCGAGCTACGACCGGAGCGTGATGCTGGCCGTGAACCGCGAATACGCCGATCGGCAGTCCGTGCTGGCTGACGGAGACGAACTGGCGTGCATTCCGCCCGTGAGCGGCGGCGGCGATGCGGATTATCCCTCGTGAGCGGCGGCCCGGTCCGATAGCGAGGGTGAAGTTCGTCGCCAGCGGCGATGAACGTCATAGTTGGCACGAATCCTCCCAAAGAGGCAGGTTCAAGCGCGTGTACAAGATCACGAGCGAATACATCAAGCCGGACGCTCTCTTCGAATGGTCCCTCAAGCCCCACCACGGAGCGGTGGTCACCTTCGCCGGTACCGTGCGGGACCACTCGGACGGCCGGAGGACCCTGCGCCTGGAATACGAGGCCTACGCCGAGATGGCCGAAGCCAAGATGCGGGAAGTGGGCGAGGAAATCCGCGAGAAATGGGGCATCGAAGACGTCGCCATGATCCATCGCGTCGGCACGCTCGAAATCGGGGAGATCAGCATCCTCATCTCCGTGGCGACCCCCCACCGTAAAAACGCATTCGAGGCCTGTTCCTACGCGATCGACCGCGTCAAGCAGATCGTGCCCGTCTGGAAGAAGGAGATCCGGGCAGACGGGGAGCGGGAATGGGTGGAACGCAATACCTGAAGACCGGTCCCTGTCATGATAAACCTGGACCACGGCGCGGCGCCACCGGTTGACCCCCGTGTCATCGAAGTGATGGAGCCCTGCCTCCGCGAATTCGCCGGGAATCCGTCGAGCCTTCACCGGGCCGGTGTGGAGGCACGTAACGCCCTGGAACAGGCGCGCGGCCGGGTATCGGGACTGATCGGCGCCGATCCCGGCGAGATCATATTCACGGCGAGCGGCACCGAAGCGGACAACCTGGCCGTCAAGGGGATTGCGCAGGCGAGCACGAAACGCGGGCGGCACCTGGTCGTTTCGAGTATCGAGCATCACGCCGTGCTGTATGCCGCGAGAGCCATGGAACGGCAGGGGTTCGCCATTACGGAGGTCCCTGCCGACGGGGACGGCGTCGTGCAGCCCGACCAGGTTGCGCGGGCCATGCGGGACGATACCGTCCTCGTTTCCGTCATGTGTGCCAACGATGAGACGGGCACGATCCAGCCCGTGCGCGAAATCGCCGAGATCGCCCGCCGGAACGGCGCGGTCATGCATACCGATGCCGTGGCCGCCGTGGGGCGCATGCCCGTCGACGTTCTCAATCTGAACGTGGATGCCCTGTCCCTTACCGCCAAATCCCTGAACGGTCCGCCAGGCGCCGGAGCCCTCTACGTGAAGGCCGGCACCCGTCTGCGTCCCCAGGTGGAAGGAGGCGTCCAGGAAGACGGCCGTCGAGGCGGACACGAGAACATCCCGGCGATCGTGGGTTTCGGCAGGGCGGCTGAGTTGGCGGCGGATGAATTGCCTGCCCGGATCGACCGATTGAAGCGGCTGGACGAATCGCTTTTACGCGGCCTGAGAGACCGCCTGCCGGATGCCGCCATCAACGGGCATTCCGATCTGCGCCTGCCGGGTCACCTCAACCTGTGGATACCGGAGGCCGACGGCGAATCCGCGGTCCTGATGCTCGACGCCCGGGGCGTCGCCGTTTCCGTCGGTTCCTCGTGCGCCGCCCACGCGGCCAAGCCGTCGCACGTGCTGCTGGCCCTGGGGCGGACGGCGGCCGAAGCCCGGTGCTCGCTGCTGATCACCGTAGGTCCGGACACCGAGGAATCCGAGGTCGGCGCGGCACTGGACGCGCTCTCTGAGGTCGTGGGAGAACTGCGCGCCATCGCCGGTGTGACGGCGTAGGAGGCTCGACGAACCGTGAACCAACCGGCCATGACCCTCGACACCTTCGGCCTGCTCTGTCCCGTGCCGATCATGAAGACCGCGTCGGCCATCCGGGAGATCGCCGTAGGGGAAGTGCTGGAAGTGCTGGCCGACGACCCCCAGATCCTGGAGGACATGCCGGCCTGGTGCGCGAGCAACGGGCACGCCCTGCTCGACACCATCGAGGAAGGCGAGGAATACAGGCTGTTCGTAAAGAAGGTAAAGTGATTGCCCTGGCGGGCCGTCGGATGTAGATTGCGCATCGAGATTCGACCATCGGATGGTTGCCCGTTTGACTATCGGTTGGATGCCCGTACGATCATCGGAAGGTTTACGGTTGGATTGAAGCGGTTGCGCAGCGCAGCGCCACCGATCAGGAGTAAAAGATGGCCCATGAAGTGACCATGCGGGACGTGGTGGACCGGTTGAAGCAGATCATGTACCCGGGATTCGACCGCGACATCGTCTCCTTCGGCCTCGTGAAGAACGTGCAGGCCTCCAACGGTCACGTGGCCTTCAGCCTGGCCTTTTCCACCCAGGACGAATCCACGCGGCGCCAGATCACCCTGACGGCCAAAGAAGCCGTGGAGCGCATGCCCGGGGTGCAGGACGTCCAGATCACCGGGCCGCCGCCGGGACAGTCGGCCACGGCCCAGGGACCAGCGGGCGGGCCGGCGGGACAGCAAGGACAGCCCGGGCAGCCCGGAAAGATCGAACTGCCGGGCGTCAAGACCATCGTGGCGGTGGCCAGCGGCAAGGGCGGCGTGGGAAAGTCCACGGTCTCGGTGAACCTGTCCGTGGCCATGGCCGACGCCGGTGCCAGCGTGGGCCTGCTCGACGCCGATATTTACGGTCCCAGCATCCCGACTATGATGGGCGTCAAGGACCAGCCCGGCGTGGTGGGGCAGAAGATCCTGCCCATGATCGCCCACGACATCAAGATGATGTCATTCGGATTCCTGATCCCGGAAGACCAGTCGGTCACCTGGCGGGGTCCCATGGTCCACCAGGCCGTGCAGCAGCTTTTGCGCGACGTCCTGTGGGGAGAACTGGACTGCCTCGTCATCGACATGCCCCCGGGCACGGGGGACGCGCACCTGACGCTGACCCAGTCCGTGCCGCTGACCGGCGGCCTGGTGGTGACGACGCCCCAGGACGTGGCCCTGATCGACGCGCGGCGCGGCGTGGCCATGTTCCAGCAGGTGAACGTGCCCATTCTCGGCATCGTCGAAAACATGAGCTATTTCAATTGTCCCCACTGCGGCGACCGTACGGATATCTTTACAACGGGCGGAGGAAAGCGGGCCAGCGAGGCGCTGGGCGTGCCCTTCGTCGGTTCATTGCCCATCGATCCGGCGGTCTGCCTGGCGGGCGACCAGGGTACCCCCATCGTCCGGAGGGAACCGGACTCGCAGCAGACCGAGGCCTTCCGCAGGGTGGCGGAAACGCTCCGGACATCGATCGGGGTATGAGGAGGCTCAAGCCATGTCCAAACCCGTGAAAGCAGTCGGATTGCTGTCCGGCGGACTGGACAGCACGATAGCGGCCGCCATGCTGATGCGGCAGGGCATCGAGATACAGGGACTCACGTTCTACACCGGCTTCTGCGTGGTGGAGCACAACCGCAGGTCCAAGACGCGGAAGCGCAAGAAACCGGTGCGCAACGAGGCCCTGCAGGCCGGCGCCAAGCTGGACCTGCCCGTCGAAATGATCGACATCTCCGGTCCGGACTACCTGAAAGTCCTGACCGATCCGAAATACGGTTACGGAAAAACCGTGAATCCATGTATCGACTGCCGCATCTTCATGTTCAGGCGGGCCCGCCAGTACATGGACGAGATCGGCGCCCAGTTCATGTTCACCGGCGAGGTCCTCGGCCAGCGGCCCATGTCCCAGCGCCGCCAGCCCATGAACGTCATCGACCGTGACGCTGAACTGGACGGCCTGTTGCTGCGGCCCCTTTCCGCGAAGCGCCTGCCACCCACCGTGCCGGAACAGGAGGGGTGGGTGGACCGCGAGAAACTGGGCGACATCCAGGGACGCTCCCGGCAGAAGCAGATGGAAATGGCCGAGGAGTACGGCATCGAGGACTATCCTTCACCCGCTGGGGGCTGCTGCTATCTGACCGATGCGAATTTCGGCCGGCGTATCCTCGACTTCTTCGAATATGAGGGCAAGGAAAACCTGACCATGGACGACGTGATGCTCCTCAAGATCGGTCGTCACTTCCGCGTCAAGTCCGACGTCAAGGTCGTGATGGGGCGGGAAGAAGGGGAAAACAAGTTCCTGGAGCGCTACACGCCGGGCCGGTGGAGACTGGAAACGAAGGACGTCACGGGTCCGACCACCCTGGTCGAAGGCCATCCCACCGACGATGACCTGCGTCAGATCGCGGGCATGACCGTGCGGTACGCGGGCTCGAAGGCGGATGCCGACACCCCGGTCACCTGCCGCTACGAAGATGCCGAACGCATACTCGAACCGTCCCCGGTCGAGGAGTCCGTGCTGGAGGCGTGGCGGATTTAGGGTATGATTGCAGATGCCCATGAAGAACCCACCACATCCCGGCAAAGTGGTGCGCATCTCATGCCTGGAGCCGCTCGGCTTCAGCTTGACCGATGGCGCGAAGGTACTGGGCGTCAGCCATCAGGCGCTATCGAATCTGGTGAAATGCCATTCACAGATTTCCGGCGACATGGCCGTTCGCCTTGCAAAGGCTTTCGGCTCGACCACGGAGACCTGGATTCGTCTGCAGGCGGCTTACGACGCTGCACATTCCGGTTACAAACCACATTGACCGATCTCCCCGTTATAGAACGCACATCCAACAATTCTGCCGAGGTCAACGCTTCCATCATCTGGCTGCATGGGCTGGGAGCGGACGGAAGCGATTTTGCGCCGATTGTTCCGGAACTGGGGCTGCCGGCGGCCTGCGCGGTCCGTTTCGTGTTTCCTTCAGCGCCTTCCATCCCGGTGACGATTAACCGGGGGATGGTGATGCCCGCATGGTACGATATCATGGAGTTGGGCGATTCCCGCCGTATCGACGAAGCCGGGTTGCGCGCTTCCGCCGGCAAGGTGCAGGCGTTGTTGCGACAGGAGATCGATCGGGGCGTGCCGAGTGAACGGATCCTGCTGGCGGGCTTCTCCCAGGGCGGCGCGGTATGTCTCGAGGCCGGGCTTTCATTCCAGGAACGGATCGGCGGCATCATTGCCCTGTCCACCTACTTTCCCACGGCCGCCAGCGTCGTCGCGCACCCAGCTCAGTCCAGGCTTCCCGTACTGGTCTGCCACGGATCAATGGACCCGATGCTGAATGAATCCCTGGGGCGCGCCGCCGCCAGATCCCTCAGGCGACTGGGCATGGAACCCGAATACCACGTGTATCCCATGGCCCACCAGGTGTGTCCAGAGGAAATCGTCCAGATCGGCCAATGGATCCGTACCGTACTGGGGACCTGAAGGGGAATGTTTTGGGGAGGCGCACCGGAAAGCCTCTGAGTTTAGTTCGCCGGTTCAAGCCCCCATCAAGCCCTCAGCAATCCCGCCGCGTTGTCATTCATGATCCCCACGGCCGCATCCTCTTGAAGATCGGTGAGTACCCGCGCCATGGCCGCCGCCGGCATGAACACCGGAGCGTGCGATCCGAAAAGCAGCTTGCCCCCAATTCCCGCGTCCACCAGCATCTTCACACTATCCACCCCATCCACCTGGGAAGTGTCTGCATACAGACCGGGCAATCCGCGTAATTCCTCCACGAAGCCCTTCAAAGTAGCCGCGCTTGCTCCGCCCATGACCAGTTTCAAATCGGGATGGCGCTTCGCCGCTTCCACCACGTCTCTTGCCGGTACGTCGGGAACCTGCGCCATCGGGTGATGTCGCCGCGGGTCGTCTATGCGGATCTGGACCATCACTACCAGGCTCGCCCGGCCCGCCTCTTCGAACAACTCATCCGCCCCAGCCAGGTCATATTTTCCATAACCCGGCAGCAGCTTGATCATGCGGACGGCGTGATGACCGGTAGCTTTCGACAACGCCGCAGGCCATGTGGGCAGCGTCGGATCGATGACCGGTACGGGGCCGATGTCGCCATACTTTTCTGCCGCTTCATAGACGACCGGGTTGCAGAGATGCGGGTTGGCACTCCAGGCGGCTCCAAGGGGAGCCATGAAAACCCGCTCCACGCCATATGCGCGTAACGAGGACCGTACCGAAGCGACGTCGTACGGCACGTTGACCAGGGCAGGCCACGGACCGGTCCAGGCACTGACGTCGATGATCATGATTCGCTCCGTGTTATTCGCCCAACTTCAATATACGCAATATGTTATCCCACAGAATCGCCCGTTTGTCGGCGTCCGGTATGCCCGCCCCAAGGACCTTGTTCATCGTGACGCCGAAGTGCCGGATAGGCGCGTCCGAGCCGTAGACGACCCGATGGGCGCCAAGCCTGCTGACGGCCACTTCGACCATGCCG of Gemmatimonadota bacterium contains these proteins:
- a CDS encoding MoaD/ThiS family protein codes for the protein MRIIVKCFAGCKDAVGAASVEVDLPAGTTVGEAFAELVDAYPALASYDRSVMLAVNREYADRQSVLADGDELACIPPVSGGGDADYPS
- a CDS encoding molybdenum cofactor biosynthesis protein MoaE, which codes for MRIIPRERRPGPIARVKFVASGDERHSWHESSQRGRFKRVYKITSEYIKPDALFEWSLKPHHGAVVTFAGTVRDHSDGRRTLRLEYEAYAEMAEAKMREVGEEIREKWGIEDVAMIHRVGTLEIGEISILISVATPHRKNAFEACSYAIDRVKQIVPVWKKEIRADGEREWVERNT
- a CDS encoding cysteine desulfurase, which codes for MINLDHGAAPPVDPRVIEVMEPCLREFAGNPSSLHRAGVEARNALEQARGRVSGLIGADPGEIIFTASGTEADNLAVKGIAQASTKRGRHLVVSSIEHHAVLYAARAMERQGFAITEVPADGDGVVQPDQVARAMRDDTVLVSVMCANDETGTIQPVREIAEIARRNGAVMHTDAVAAVGRMPVDVLNLNVDALSLTAKSLNGPPGAGALYVKAGTRLRPQVEGGVQEDGRRGGHENIPAIVGFGRAAELAADELPARIDRLKRLDESLLRGLRDRLPDAAINGHSDLRLPGHLNLWIPEADGESAVLMLDARGVAVSVGSSCAAHAAKPSHVLLALGRTAAEARCSLLITVGPDTEESEVGAALDALSEVVGELRAIAGVTA
- a CDS encoding sulfurtransferase TusA family protein, coding for MTLDTFGLLCPVPIMKTASAIREIAVGEVLEVLADDPQILEDMPAWCASNGHALLDTIEEGEEYRLFVKKVK
- a CDS encoding Mrp/NBP35 family ATP-binding protein, which encodes MRDVVDRLKQIMYPGFDRDIVSFGLVKNVQASNGHVAFSLAFSTQDESTRRQITLTAKEAVERMPGVQDVQITGPPPGQSATAQGPAGGPAGQQGQPGQPGKIELPGVKTIVAVASGKGGVGKSTVSVNLSVAMADAGASVGLLDADIYGPSIPTMMGVKDQPGVVGQKILPMIAHDIKMMSFGFLIPEDQSVTWRGPMVHQAVQQLLRDVLWGELDCLVIDMPPGTGDAHLTLTQSVPLTGGLVVTTPQDVALIDARRGVAMFQQVNVPILGIVENMSYFNCPHCGDRTDIFTTGGGKRASEALGVPFVGSLPIDPAVCLAGDQGTPIVRREPDSQQTEAFRRVAETLRTSIGV
- a CDS encoding thiamine biosynthesis protein, which produces MSKPVKAVGLLSGGLDSTIAAAMLMRQGIEIQGLTFYTGFCVVEHNRRSKTRKRKKPVRNEALQAGAKLDLPVEMIDISGPDYLKVLTDPKYGYGKTVNPCIDCRIFMFRRARQYMDEIGAQFMFTGEVLGQRPMSQRRQPMNVIDRDAELDGLLLRPLSAKRLPPTVPEQEGWVDREKLGDIQGRSRQKQMEMAEEYGIEDYPSPAGGCCYLTDANFGRRILDFFEYEGKENLTMDDVMLLKIGRHFRVKSDVKVVMGREEGENKFLERYTPGRWRLETKDVTGPTTLVEGHPTDDDLRQIAGMTVRYAGSKADADTPVTCRYEDAERILEPSPVEESVLEAWRI
- a CDS encoding HigA family addiction module antidote protein: MPMKNPPHPGKVVRISCLEPLGFSLTDGAKVLGVSHQALSNLVKCHSQISGDMAVRLAKAFGSTTETWIRLQAAYDAAHSGYKPH
- a CDS encoding carboxylesterase: MPFTDFRRHGRSPCKGFRLDHGDLDSSAGGLRRCTFRLQTTLTDLPVIERTSNNSAEVNASIIWLHGLGADGSDFAPIVPELGLPAACAVRFVFPSAPSIPVTINRGMVMPAWYDIMELGDSRRIDEAGLRASAGKVQALLRQEIDRGVPSERILLAGFSQGGAVCLEAGLSFQERIGGIIALSTYFPTAASVVAHPAQSRLPVLVCHGSMDPMLNESLGRAAARSLRRLGMEPEYHVYPMAHQVCPEEIVQIGQWIRTVLGT
- a CDS encoding amidohydrolase family protein, translating into MIIDVSAWTGPWPALVNVPYDVASVRSSLRAYGVERVFMAPLGAAWSANPHLCNPVVYEAAEKYGDIGPVPVIDPTLPTWPAALSKATGHHAVRMIKLLPGYGKYDLAGADELFEEAGRASLVVMVQIRIDDPRRHHPMAQVPDVPARDVVEAAKRHPDLKLVMGGASAATLKGFVEELRGLPGLYADTSQVDGVDSVKMLVDAGIGGKLLFGSHAPVFMPAAAMARVLTDLQEDAAVGIMNDNAAGLLRA